A genomic segment from Tachysurus fulvidraco isolate hzauxx_2018 chromosome 21, HZAU_PFXX_2.0, whole genome shotgun sequence encodes:
- the txnl1 gene encoding thioredoxin-like protein 1, whose translation MVGVKVIGSDSEFQPELTGAGSRLAVVKFTMAGCRPCVRISPAFNMLSNKYPHVVFLEVDVHVCQGTAAANNISATPTFLFFRNKVRVDLYQGADASGLEDKIKQHVENDPGSNEDSDIPKGYMDLMPFVSKAGCECLNESDDCGFDNCLIKDSSYLESDCDEQLLITIAFNQPVKLFSLKLQASDLAQAPKCVKIFINLPRSMDFDDAERSEPTQTLEISEEDYKDEGLISLRYVKFQNVNSVTLFIKSNQGGEETTRVNYLTFIGTPVQATNMNNFKRVVGKKGESH comes from the exons atggtCGGAGTGAAAGTAATCGGGAGCGATTCGGAGTTCCAGCCGGAGCTGACCGGTGCTGGCTCCAGACTGGCCGTCGTGAAGTTCACCATGGCGGG GTGTCGCCCGTGTGTCAGAATATCTCCAGCTTTCAACATGTTGAGCAACAAGTACCCACATGTTGTTTTTCTTGAAGTGGATGTCCATGTCTGTCAG GGAACAGCGGCAGCCAACAACATCTCTGCTACGCCGACATTCCTGTTTTTTCGAAACAAAGTGCGTGTGGATCTGTATCAGGGAGCGGACGCCTCAGGCCTCGAGGACAAAATCAAACAGCACGTGGAGAACGACCCGGGCAGTAACGAGGACTCGGACATTCCTAAAGGATAC ATGGATCTTATGCCGTTTGTGAGTAAAGCCGGTTGCGAGTGTCTTAACGAGAGCGACGACTGCGGCTTTGACAACTGCTTAATCAAAGACTCTTCTTACCTAGAGTCAGACTGCGATGAGCAG CTCCTCATCACAATCGCCTTCAATCAGCCTGTAAAGCTTTTCTCTTTGAAGCTGCAGGCGTCAGATTTGG CTCAGGCACCAAAGTGTGTGAAGATCTTCATCAATCTCCCTCGCTCCATGGACTTTGATGACGCCGAGAGGAGCGAGCCGACGCAGACTCTGGAGATCTCGGAGGAAGACTACAAAGACGAAGGCCTCATCTCTCTCAGATACGTCAAATTTCAGAACGTCAACAGCGTCACC CTGTTCATTAAGTCAAACCAAGGGGGCGAGGAAACGACAAGAGTGAACTACCTGACGTTTATAGGAACCCCAGTGCAGGCCACCAACATGAACAACTTCAAACGG gTGGTaggaaagaaaggagagagcCATTGA
- the nars1 gene encoding asparagine--tRNA ligase, cytoplasmic → MADETTQGTEQISLRELYVSDKHGSDQDGDGTEQKPFKTALKALLFAGKEPFPTIYVDSQKEGERWAVISKTQMKNVKKNYHREQMKTDAKEKKEAGDAERREKNLEDAKKVIIEKDASLPEPTPVKIHLLEPLRDQRVKVFGWVHRLRRQGKNLLFIVLRDGTGFLQCVLTDKLCQCYNGLVLSTESTVALYGTLKQVPEGKQAPGGHELHCDFWELIGLAPAGGADNLLNEESDVDVQLNNRHMMIRGENVSKILRVRSTVTHCFREHFFSRGYYEITPPTLVQTQVEGGSTLFNLNYFGEQAYLTQSSQLYLETCIPALGDTFCIAQSYRAEQSRTRRHLSEYTHIEAECPFISFEDLLNRLEDLVCDVVDRVLKSPAAQLLHDINPNFKPPKRPFKRMNYADAITWLKEHDIKKDDGTYYEFGEDIPEAPERLMTDSINETILLCRFPAEIKSFYMQRCPEDQRLTESVDVLMPNVGEIVGGSMRIWDAEELLEGYKREGIDPTPYYWYTDQRKYGTCPHGGYGLGLERFLTWMLNRHHIRDVCLYPRFIQRCRP, encoded by the exons ATGGCGGACGAAACGACCCAGGGCACAGAACAAATATCGCTGC GGGAGCTGTATGTCTCTGATAAACATGGCAGTGATCAGGATGGAGATGGGACGGAGCAGAAACCTTTCAAAACGGCATTGAAg GCCCTACTATTTGCTGGAAAAGAACCATTCCCAACCATTTATGTGGATTCTCAGAAAGaaggagag CGCTGGGCTGTGATTTCGAAAACCCAGATGaagaatgtgaaaaaaaactACCACCGGGAACAAATGAAGACGGATgcgaaggaaaagaaagag GCGGGAGATgccgagaggagagagaaaaatctCGAGGATGCCAAAAAGGTTATTATTGAGAAGGACGCCAGCCTTCCAGAACCCACACCG GTTAAGATCCATCTGCTGGAGCCACTGAGGGATCAGAGAGTCAAAGTGTTCGGCTGGGTGCACAGGCTACGCCGTCAAg GAAAGAACCTcctgttcattgtgctgagagATGGAACTGGATTCCTGCAGTGTGTACTCACCGATAAACTG TGTCAATGCTATAACGGGCTCGTGTTGTCTACTGAAAGCACAGTGGCTCTGTATGGAACATTGAAGCAGGTTCCTGAGGGAAAACAG GCTCCAGGAGGCCACGAGCTGCACTGTGATTTCTGGGAGCTGATCGGTCTCGCTCCGGCCGGCGGCGCCGACAATCTGCTGAACGAGGAGTCGGATGTGGACGTTCAGCTCAACAACAGGCACATGATGATACGGGGAGAAAACGTGTCCAAAATCCTGCGTGTGCGATCCACGGTCACACACTGCTTCAGGGAACACTTCTTCAGCCGTGGCTACTATGAG attacTCCTCCCACTCTGGTGCAGACTCAGGTGGAAGGCGGCTCCACCCTCTTCAATCTGAATTATTTCGGAGAGCAGGCGTATCTAACCCAGTCATCGCAGCTTTACCTGGAGACCTGCATCCCAGCGCTCGGTGACACGTTCTGCATCGCCCAATCATATCGCGCTGAGCAGTCTCGCACACGCAGACACCTGTCTGA GTACACCCACATCGAGGCTGAATGTCCCTTCATCAGCTTTGAAGATCTACTGAACAGATTAGAGGAtctggtgtgtgatgtggtggaTCGTGTCCTGAAGTCTCCTGCTGCTCAGCTGCTCCACGATATAAACCCT aactTCAAGCCCCCCAAGAGGCCGTTTAAGAGGATGAACTATGCTGATGCCATCACATGGCTTAAAGAACACGACATTAAGAAAGATGATGGGACCTACTACGAGTTTGGAGAG GATATCCCCGAAGCCCCTGAGAGGCTGATGACGGACTCCATTAACGAGACCATCCTGCTGTGCCGCTTCCCAGCGGAGATTAAATCATTTTACATGCAGCGCTGTCCCGAGGATCAACGCCTCACTGAATCG GTTGACGTGTTGATGCCTAACGTTGGTGAGATCGTCGGAGGGTCGATGCGTATCTGGGATGCCGAGGAGCTCCTGGAGGGCTACAAGAGAGAAGGCATCGACCCCACTCCATACTACTGGTACACTGACCAG AGGAAGTATGGCACATGCCCTCATGGTGGATACGGGCTCGGCCTCGAGCGTTTCCTTACCTGGATGCTGAATCGTCACCACATTCGAGACGTGTGCCTCTACCCGCGCTTCATACAACGCTGCAGGCCTTAA